One Bombus fervidus isolate BK054 chromosome 7, iyBomFerv1, whole genome shotgun sequence genomic region harbors:
- the Fat-spondin gene encoding extracellular matrix protein f-spondin isoform X2 translates to MLFLTVTTCLVMAVQAGCPMRPTAEQTSAPRTTGDGGYRILVSGKADKYIPNAVYTISLQGSQTHERLQQFTRFTLSVNSQHAPNNLNARVGYFQLFSDSLTTFNEDCVNTISEASDYPKTEIQVMWKAPPSGSGCVIFTAMVLENSVRWYAEDAGLTKTFCEMEAAETATFNVDKCCACDEAKYSLTMEGLWSNVTHPKDFPFSIWLTHFSDLIGASHVPTFSFWGKDHIATDGFRQLAEWGSASGVESELRAQTGNKLKTLIKAAGLWYPNVNSNTTSSFKVDRLHPMISAASMFGPSPDWVVGVSKLNLCRKDCTWTKSEIIDLYPWDAGTDNGISYMSPNSETKPREKMKPITTLYPEDPRSPFYDPTGRPMQPLARLYLNREKIIPRGCDEEILQQQVTQLEVAENTEDSSRPECQTTEYTAWSSCSVTCGKGLRMRTRSYLMPEKATMFKCNRQLVSKEMCVSSIPECPGEGETDDTDLLPVLNNPFCETTDWGSWSECSSTCGPGLKMRTRRFQNSMGRKRCPHVSIVEKEKCMEAACVPGLEEQIDPTCKVTEWSDWSPCSASCGKGVKLRTRLLMVEPSQQQHCSSKLELLQQRPCLEQADCTFDMATAKVVCMEQADPGPCRGYFQRWAFVPQKLMCVPFVYGGCRGNRNNFLTAEECNNTCRIVRDILSGQPISEADARNGLVPSAEPVDCRVSKWSPWSPCSVTCGTGRVTSYRTILQEPQNGGNPCPKKLQRRFRCQLAPCE, encoded by the exons ATGTTGTTCCTGACCGTGACAACGTGTCTGGTGATGGCGGTACAGGCCGGATGTCCTATGCGACCGACCGCGGAACAAACTTCCGCTCCGAGGACCACGGGCGACGGTGGCTATAGGATACTCGTTAGCGGGAAGGCCGACAAATATATTCCCAACGCTGTTTACACGATCAGTTTGCAAG GATCACAAACGCACGAGAGGCTGCAACAGTTCACGCGTTTCACGCTCTCGGTGAATTCTCAACACGCTCCAAATAATCTTAACGCTCGAGTAGGATACTTTCAACTGTTCTCCGATTCTTTGACCACGTTCAATGAAGATTGCGTCAACACCATCTCGGAAGCTTCCGATTATCCGAAAACGGAG ATCCAAGTGATGTGGAAGGCACCGCCGTCAGGATCAGGATGCGTTATCTTTACAGCTATGGTACTGGAGAATAGCGTGCGATGGTACGCCGAGGACGCTGGCCTAACCAAGACCTTCTGCGAAATGGAAGCAGCCGAGACCGCGACCTTCAATGTGGACAAATGCTGCGCCTGCGACGAGGCAAAATACTCG TTGACAATGGAAGGACTCTGGTCAAACGTGACTCATCCAAAAGACTTTCCATTTTCTATTTGGTTGACCCACTTCAGTGACCTAATCGGCGCTTCTCACGTGCCGACATTTTCCTTCTGGGGTAAGGACCACATCGCAACTGATGGCTTCCGGCAGTTAGCTGAGTGGGGATCCGCGTCAGGAGTAGAATCTGAGCTCAGGGCTCAGACcggaaataaattaaaaacgcTCATCAAAGCTGCTGGATTGTGGTACCCAAACGTAAACAGCAATACTACCAGCAGTTTcaa AGTGGATAGGCTACATCCCATGATATCTGCAGCTTCCATGTTTGGCCCTTCTCCAGATTGGGTCGTCGGTGTCAGTAAACTaaatctctgtagaaaggacTGTACCTGGACCAAAAGCGAGATAATCGATTTATACCCGTGGGACGCTGGCACTGACAATGGAATCTCCTACATGTCGCCCAATTCTGAAACAAAGCCGCGCGAGAAGATGAAACCAATCACCACTCTGTACCCTGAAGATCCCAGATCACCGTTTTACGACCCAACTGGAAGGCCCATGCAGCCATTAGCCAGGTTGTATCTGAACAGAGAGAAAATTATTCCGCGGGGTTGCGACGAGGAAATTCTTCAGCAACAAGTCACGCAGCTCGAGGTAGCTGAGAATACCGAGGATTCTTCTAGAC CCGAATGTCAGACTACAGAGTACACAGCTTGGTCAAGCTGCTCGGTGACTTGCGGCAAAGGACTGAGAATGCGTACTAGGTCGTATCTAATGCCTGAAAAAGCAACAATGTTCAAGTGCAACAGGCAATTAGTTTCAAAGGAAATGTGTGTCTCATCGATCCCGGAATGCCC TGGAGAGGGAGAGACAGACGATACTGATTTGCTGCCGGTTCTTAATAATCCTTTCTGCGAGACAACTGATTGGGGTTCCTGGTCCGAGTGCTCCTCTACGTGTGGTCCGGGGCTGAAGATGCGAACAAGACGATTCCAGAATAGCATGGGTCGTAAACGATGTCCTCACGTTTCCATTgtcgagaaagaaaaatgcatGGAAGCGGCGTGCGTGCCTGGCTTAGAGGAACAGATCGATCCTACGTGCAAG GTGACTGAGTGGTCCGATTGGTCTCCGTGTAGCGCTTCTTGCGGAAAGGGGGTAAAATTGAGAACCAGACTGTTGATGGTAGAACCGTCACAGCAGCAACATTGCTCCTCTAAATTGGAATTGCTGCAGCAACGTCCGTGTTTGGAGCAGGCCGACTGTACTTTCGACATGGCGACTGCAAAAG TGGTCTGTATGGAACAAGCTGATCCTGGACCCTGCAGGGGTTACTTCCAGAGGTGGGCGTTCGTTCCTCAGAAACTGATGTGCGTACCCTTTGTTTATGGAGGTTGTCGCGGTAACAGGAACAACTTCTTGACTGCTGAAGAGTGCAACAATACCTGTCGTATT GTACGAGACATTCTTAGCGGGCAACCCATAAGCGAAGCTGACGCTAGAAATGGCCTGGTACCTAGCGCAGAACCTGTCGATTGTCGCGTGAGCAAGTGGTCACCTTGGTCACCTTGTAGCGTCACGTGTGGTACAGGTCGTGTTACCAGTTATCGTACAATCCTG CAAGAGCCACAAAACGGAGGAAATCCTTGTCCCAAAAAGCTTCAGCGGCGATTCAGATGTCAGCTAGCGCCATGCGAGTAA
- the Fat-spondin gene encoding extracellular matrix protein f-spondin isoform X1, protein MCSGIADCTMLFLTVTTCLVMAVQAGCPMRPTAEQTSAPRTTGDGGYRILVSGKADKYIPNAVYTISLQGSQTHERLQQFTRFTLSVNSQHAPNNLNARVGYFQLFSDSLTTFNEDCVNTISEASDYPKTEIQVMWKAPPSGSGCVIFTAMVLENSVRWYAEDAGLTKTFCEMEAAETATFNVDKCCACDEAKYSLTMEGLWSNVTHPKDFPFSIWLTHFSDLIGASHVPTFSFWGKDHIATDGFRQLAEWGSASGVESELRAQTGNKLKTLIKAAGLWYPNVNSNTTSSFKVDRLHPMISAASMFGPSPDWVVGVSKLNLCRKDCTWTKSEIIDLYPWDAGTDNGISYMSPNSETKPREKMKPITTLYPEDPRSPFYDPTGRPMQPLARLYLNREKIIPRGCDEEILQQQVTQLEVAENTEDSSRPECQTTEYTAWSSCSVTCGKGLRMRTRSYLMPEKATMFKCNRQLVSKEMCVSSIPECPGEGETDDTDLLPVLNNPFCETTDWGSWSECSSTCGPGLKMRTRRFQNSMGRKRCPHVSIVEKEKCMEAACVPGLEEQIDPTCKVTEWSDWSPCSASCGKGVKLRTRLLMVEPSQQQHCSSKLELLQQRPCLEQADCTFDMATAKVVCMEQADPGPCRGYFQRWAFVPQKLMCVPFVYGGCRGNRNNFLTAEECNNTCRIVRDILSGQPISEADARNGLVPSAEPVDCRVSKWSPWSPCSVTCGTGRVTSYRTILQEPQNGGNPCPKKLQRRFRCQLAPCE, encoded by the exons ACTGCACGATGTTGTTCCTGACCGTGACAACGTGTCTGGTGATGGCGGTACAGGCCGGATGTCCTATGCGACCGACCGCGGAACAAACTTCCGCTCCGAGGACCACGGGCGACGGTGGCTATAGGATACTCGTTAGCGGGAAGGCCGACAAATATATTCCCAACGCTGTTTACACGATCAGTTTGCAAG GATCACAAACGCACGAGAGGCTGCAACAGTTCACGCGTTTCACGCTCTCGGTGAATTCTCAACACGCTCCAAATAATCTTAACGCTCGAGTAGGATACTTTCAACTGTTCTCCGATTCTTTGACCACGTTCAATGAAGATTGCGTCAACACCATCTCGGAAGCTTCCGATTATCCGAAAACGGAG ATCCAAGTGATGTGGAAGGCACCGCCGTCAGGATCAGGATGCGTTATCTTTACAGCTATGGTACTGGAGAATAGCGTGCGATGGTACGCCGAGGACGCTGGCCTAACCAAGACCTTCTGCGAAATGGAAGCAGCCGAGACCGCGACCTTCAATGTGGACAAATGCTGCGCCTGCGACGAGGCAAAATACTCG TTGACAATGGAAGGACTCTGGTCAAACGTGACTCATCCAAAAGACTTTCCATTTTCTATTTGGTTGACCCACTTCAGTGACCTAATCGGCGCTTCTCACGTGCCGACATTTTCCTTCTGGGGTAAGGACCACATCGCAACTGATGGCTTCCGGCAGTTAGCTGAGTGGGGATCCGCGTCAGGAGTAGAATCTGAGCTCAGGGCTCAGACcggaaataaattaaaaacgcTCATCAAAGCTGCTGGATTGTGGTACCCAAACGTAAACAGCAATACTACCAGCAGTTTcaa AGTGGATAGGCTACATCCCATGATATCTGCAGCTTCCATGTTTGGCCCTTCTCCAGATTGGGTCGTCGGTGTCAGTAAACTaaatctctgtagaaaggacTGTACCTGGACCAAAAGCGAGATAATCGATTTATACCCGTGGGACGCTGGCACTGACAATGGAATCTCCTACATGTCGCCCAATTCTGAAACAAAGCCGCGCGAGAAGATGAAACCAATCACCACTCTGTACCCTGAAGATCCCAGATCACCGTTTTACGACCCAACTGGAAGGCCCATGCAGCCATTAGCCAGGTTGTATCTGAACAGAGAGAAAATTATTCCGCGGGGTTGCGACGAGGAAATTCTTCAGCAACAAGTCACGCAGCTCGAGGTAGCTGAGAATACCGAGGATTCTTCTAGAC CCGAATGTCAGACTACAGAGTACACAGCTTGGTCAAGCTGCTCGGTGACTTGCGGCAAAGGACTGAGAATGCGTACTAGGTCGTATCTAATGCCTGAAAAAGCAACAATGTTCAAGTGCAACAGGCAATTAGTTTCAAAGGAAATGTGTGTCTCATCGATCCCGGAATGCCC TGGAGAGGGAGAGACAGACGATACTGATTTGCTGCCGGTTCTTAATAATCCTTTCTGCGAGACAACTGATTGGGGTTCCTGGTCCGAGTGCTCCTCTACGTGTGGTCCGGGGCTGAAGATGCGAACAAGACGATTCCAGAATAGCATGGGTCGTAAACGATGTCCTCACGTTTCCATTgtcgagaaagaaaaatgcatGGAAGCGGCGTGCGTGCCTGGCTTAGAGGAACAGATCGATCCTACGTGCAAG GTGACTGAGTGGTCCGATTGGTCTCCGTGTAGCGCTTCTTGCGGAAAGGGGGTAAAATTGAGAACCAGACTGTTGATGGTAGAACCGTCACAGCAGCAACATTGCTCCTCTAAATTGGAATTGCTGCAGCAACGTCCGTGTTTGGAGCAGGCCGACTGTACTTTCGACATGGCGACTGCAAAAG TGGTCTGTATGGAACAAGCTGATCCTGGACCCTGCAGGGGTTACTTCCAGAGGTGGGCGTTCGTTCCTCAGAAACTGATGTGCGTACCCTTTGTTTATGGAGGTTGTCGCGGTAACAGGAACAACTTCTTGACTGCTGAAGAGTGCAACAATACCTGTCGTATT GTACGAGACATTCTTAGCGGGCAACCCATAAGCGAAGCTGACGCTAGAAATGGCCTGGTACCTAGCGCAGAACCTGTCGATTGTCGCGTGAGCAAGTGGTCACCTTGGTCACCTTGTAGCGTCACGTGTGGTACAGGTCGTGTTACCAGTTATCGTACAATCCTG CAAGAGCCACAAAACGGAGGAAATCCTTGTCCCAAAAAGCTTCAGCGGCGATTCAGATGTCAGCTAGCGCCATGCGAGTAA